The proteins below come from a single Leifsonia sp. 1010 genomic window:
- a CDS encoding o-succinylbenzoate synthase, translating into MVPDLADLLATSRVVSLPMTTRFRGITVREAVLIEGPFGWTEFSPFVEYDDEEAASWLRAAIDFGWRATLTPLRNRIPVNATVPAVPADEVPAVLARFPGARTAKVKVAERGQTLADDVARVRAVREVLGPEGRVRVDANALWNLDEAEHAIHALAPFDLEYVEQPCATIDELVELRGRVHYMGIPIAADESVRKAADPLAVARAGAADIVIVKAQPLGGVHAAQRIVAEAGLPAVVSSALDTSVGIAMGAHLAAALPELEFDCGLGTVALFEQDVAAEPLLPVDGSIPVIRPTVSSARLDRLQAEPERTEWWLERLARCHRLLERGIAL; encoded by the coding sequence ATGGTGCCGGACCTCGCCGACCTGTTGGCAACTTCACGCGTGGTCTCGCTTCCGATGACCACCCGCTTCCGCGGGATCACGGTGCGCGAGGCGGTACTCATCGAGGGCCCCTTCGGGTGGACCGAGTTCTCGCCGTTCGTCGAGTACGACGACGAGGAGGCGGCTTCCTGGCTGCGTGCGGCGATCGACTTCGGCTGGAGGGCGACTCTCACGCCTCTCCGGAACCGCATCCCGGTGAACGCCACGGTCCCGGCCGTCCCAGCCGACGAGGTGCCGGCGGTGCTCGCTCGGTTCCCCGGCGCCCGGACCGCGAAGGTCAAGGTCGCCGAACGCGGCCAGACTCTTGCCGACGATGTCGCGCGGGTGCGGGCGGTCCGCGAAGTGCTCGGCCCCGAGGGTCGCGTGCGCGTCGACGCCAACGCGCTCTGGAACCTCGACGAGGCGGAGCACGCCATCCACGCGCTCGCGCCCTTCGATCTCGAATACGTGGAGCAACCGTGCGCGACCATCGACGAGCTCGTCGAGTTGCGGGGCCGCGTCCACTACATGGGCATTCCGATCGCGGCGGATGAGAGTGTGCGGAAGGCCGCCGATCCGCTCGCCGTCGCCCGGGCAGGAGCAGCCGACATCGTCATCGTGAAGGCGCAACCCCTGGGCGGAGTGCATGCGGCGCAGCGCATCGTCGCCGAGGCGGGGCTTCCGGCGGTGGTCTCCAGTGCCCTCGACACCTCGGTGGGAATCGCCATGGGAGCGCACCTGGCGGCGGCGCTCCCCGAGCTGGAGTTCGACTGCGGGCTCGGAACGGTCGCCCTCTTCGAGCAGGACGTCGCCGCTGAACCGCTTCTTCCGGTGGACGGGAGCATCCCGGTCATTCGTCCGACCGTGTCGTCCGCCCGGTTGGACCGGCTGCAGGCCGAACCGGAGCGCACTGAATGGTGGCTCGAGCGGCTCGCACGTTGCCACCGCCTTCTCGAGCGCGGAATCGCACTCTGA
- the menD gene encoding 2-succinyl-5-enolpyruvyl-6-hydroxy-3-cyclohexene-1-carboxylic-acid synthase, whose translation MADRPHAGDVTSVGTGPVDPGASADVGGGITGNPATDFSLALLSALVRNGVRDLVVSPGSRSQALALAAAELERSGSARLHVRIDERSGGFLALGLARETGAPAVVVTTSGTATANLHPAVLEAHEAGIPLIIVTGDRPEELRGIRSNQTTQQDGLYASAVHWSDDVDAPTGEHGEADRASALGAAAVRAAIGAETADPGPVHLNVAFREPLSVAVPPLPEPLHGALPAVAGPAALGRDIVSVDGGRKTVVVAGADAGPAAEEFARDAGFPLLAEVSSGAHFGPNLVVSYRELLHDDAFGGAVERAIVFGHPTLSREVPALLTRDDVEVVVVAPTGAQAYNPGHRARIVGGVRGAETIDVRSPEVRGWVGRWVFASRRIAELAEREADPAAVAPDLEKARSFNPADALAFASAELAAIRAPITRALLAEAVWRYTWPHDRLVLGASRLIRDVDRIVPGKKIAVHANRGLAGIDGTIATATGIALASQAAARAAGTPSGVTRVLLGDLALLHDVGSLLMGAGEARPHLQVIVGNDGGGTIFDGLEVAATASSDAFDRVLYTPQTVDISSLAHAYGWHHTVVRTKGELDQALSAPPAGTSIVEVPLPR comes from the coding sequence ATGGCTGACCGCCCGCACGCGGGCGACGTCACCTCGGTCGGCACGGGTCCGGTCGATCCGGGCGCGAGCGCCGACGTCGGCGGAGGGATCACCGGGAATCCGGCGACGGACTTCTCGCTGGCGCTTCTGAGCGCTCTTGTACGAAACGGTGTACGAGACCTGGTCGTGAGCCCGGGTTCCCGGTCGCAGGCGCTCGCGCTCGCCGCAGCCGAACTGGAACGATCCGGCTCCGCCCGCCTGCACGTGCGCATCGACGAGCGCTCCGGCGGATTCCTCGCTCTGGGGCTCGCCCGCGAAACGGGCGCCCCCGCCGTGGTCGTCACGACGAGCGGCACCGCGACCGCGAACCTGCACCCGGCCGTCCTCGAAGCACACGAGGCGGGCATCCCGCTGATCATCGTCACGGGCGACCGCCCGGAAGAGCTCCGCGGCATCCGCTCGAACCAGACCACGCAACAGGACGGTCTCTACGCATCCGCCGTCCATTGGTCGGACGATGTGGACGCGCCGACGGGCGAGCACGGCGAAGCCGACCGTGCGTCCGCCCTCGGTGCAGCGGCGGTCCGTGCAGCGATCGGCGCCGAGACGGCGGATCCCGGGCCCGTCCACCTGAACGTCGCATTCCGTGAACCGCTCTCCGTTGCCGTCCCGCCACTGCCGGAGCCTCTCCACGGCGCGCTTCCCGCGGTCGCCGGACCGGCGGCGCTCGGGCGCGACATCGTTTCCGTCGACGGCGGCCGGAAGACCGTCGTCGTCGCAGGTGCCGACGCGGGACCGGCGGCCGAAGAGTTCGCCCGCGACGCCGGGTTCCCGCTTCTGGCCGAGGTTTCGAGCGGCGCCCACTTCGGGCCGAACCTCGTGGTGTCGTACCGGGAGTTGCTGCACGACGACGCGTTCGGCGGCGCCGTCGAACGGGCGATCGTGTTCGGGCATCCCACGCTCAGCAGGGAAGTGCCGGCGTTGCTCACGCGGGACGACGTGGAGGTCGTCGTCGTCGCTCCCACCGGGGCGCAGGCGTACAACCCCGGGCACCGGGCGCGCATCGTCGGAGGAGTCCGGGGTGCCGAGACGATCGACGTCCGCTCGCCGGAGGTGCGGGGATGGGTCGGCCGGTGGGTGTTCGCCAGCCGGCGCATCGCCGAGCTCGCGGAGCGCGAAGCCGATCCTGCCGCGGTCGCGCCGGACCTGGAGAAGGCCCGCTCGTTCAACCCGGCCGACGCCCTGGCCTTCGCCTCCGCCGAACTCGCGGCCATCCGGGCCCCGATCACGCGTGCCCTGCTCGCGGAGGCGGTCTGGCGCTACACCTGGCCGCACGACAGGCTCGTGCTCGGTGCCTCCCGCCTCATCCGGGACGTGGACCGCATCGTGCCGGGAAAGAAGATCGCCGTGCACGCCAACCGCGGGCTCGCCGGCATCGACGGAACCATCGCCACGGCGACCGGCATCGCTCTCGCCAGTCAGGCGGCGGCACGCGCTGCCGGGACCCCGAGCGGAGTGACCCGCGTCCTGCTCGGTGACCTGGCGCTTCTGCACGATGTCGGCTCGCTACTGATGGGTGCCGGCGAGGCGCGCCCTCACCTGCAGGTCATCGTGGGCAACGACGGCGGCGGCACGATCTTCGACGGACTGGAGGTCGCCGCCACCGCGAGCTCCGACGCCTTCGACCGCGTCCTCTACACACCCCAGACGGTCGACATCTCGTCGCTCGCCCACGCGTACGGCTGGCACCACACGGTCGTCCGCACCAAGGGCGAGCTGGACCAGGCCCTCTCCGCGCCCCCGGCCGGCACGAGCATCGTCGAGGTTCCGCTGCCGCGCTGA
- a CDS encoding 1,4-dihydroxy-2-naphthoyl-CoA synthase: MQADVSELFDPEVWREVTGFDGLTDITYHHDVSGRIARVAFDRPEVRNAFRPRTVDELYAVLEDARTNPRIGVVLLTGNGPSPKDGGWAFCSGGDQRIRGRDGYKYAEGETASSIDAARGGRLHILEVQRLIRFMPKVVIAVVPGWAAGGGHSLHVVCDLTIASAEHGRFKQTDADVGSFDAGYGSAYFARQVGQKFGREVFFLAREYSAQRAYERGAVNAVVPHEELESVAVEWANEILTKSPTAIRMLKYAFNAVDDGLVGQQLFAGEATRLAYGTDEAVEGRDAFLEKREPDWSPFPWQY; encoded by the coding sequence ATGCAAGCGGACGTCTCAGAACTCTTCGACCCGGAGGTATGGCGCGAGGTCACCGGCTTCGATGGCCTCACCGACATCACCTACCATCACGACGTCAGCGGGAGGATCGCACGGGTGGCGTTCGACCGCCCGGAGGTGCGGAACGCCTTCCGGCCGCGCACGGTCGACGAGCTCTACGCCGTGTTGGAAGACGCCCGCACCAACCCCCGGATCGGTGTGGTGCTCCTGACCGGCAACGGTCCGAGCCCGAAGGACGGCGGCTGGGCGTTCTGCTCGGGCGGCGACCAGCGGATCCGGGGGCGCGACGGCTACAAGTACGCGGAGGGGGAGACGGCGTCCTCCATCGATGCCGCGCGCGGCGGTCGTCTGCACATCCTGGAGGTGCAGCGCCTCATCCGCTTCATGCCGAAGGTCGTCATCGCTGTAGTTCCCGGGTGGGCGGCCGGCGGTGGCCACTCGCTGCATGTCGTGTGCGATCTCACGATCGCGAGCGCGGAGCACGGCCGGTTCAAGCAGACGGATGCCGATGTGGGGTCCTTCGACGCGGGATACGGCTCCGCCTACTTCGCGCGGCAGGTCGGCCAGAAGTTCGGCCGGGAGGTGTTCTTCCTGGCGCGGGAGTACTCGGCGCAACGGGCGTATGAACGCGGTGCCGTCAACGCCGTCGTTCCGCACGAGGAGCTGGAGTCCGTAGCGGTCGAATGGGCGAACGAGATCCTGACGAAGTCGCCCACCGCCATCCGGATGCTCAAGTATGCGTTCAATGCAGTCGACGACGGGCTGGTGGGCCAGCAGCTGTTCGCGGGGGAGGCGACACGGCTCGCGTACGGGACGGACGAGGCGGTCGAAGGCCGCGACGCGTTCCTGGAGAAGCGGGAGCCGGACTGGTCCCCGTTCCCCTGGCAGTACTGA
- a CDS encoding thioesterase family protein: MIAVHMIFRTMLHAIISRFGARLGHWDVARTKFRVLPTDLDILKHMNNGVYLSIADIGRFDLLMRNGVWAIFKKRGWYPVVASETISFRKSLELWQPFVVESRILGFDEKAVYVEQRFTVDGEIYTQAFIRGRFLKRGGGIVTIDELLEAVGPSPTDVTVPEWLRAWGADAALPSTRVEAPSIWSE; encoded by the coding sequence ATGATCGCCGTGCACATGATCTTCCGGACGATGCTTCACGCGATCATCTCCCGATTCGGAGCGCGGCTCGGCCACTGGGATGTGGCGCGCACGAAGTTCCGCGTCCTGCCGACGGACCTCGACATCCTGAAGCACATGAACAACGGCGTGTACCTGTCCATCGCCGACATCGGACGCTTCGACCTGTTGATGCGCAACGGCGTCTGGGCCATCTTCAAGAAGCGCGGCTGGTACCCGGTCGTGGCGTCGGAGACGATCTCGTTCCGCAAATCGCTGGAACTGTGGCAGCCGTTCGTCGTCGAATCGCGCATCCTCGGCTTCGACGAGAAGGCCGTCTATGTCGAGCAAAGATTCACCGTGGACGGCGAGATCTACACACAGGCGTTCATCCGCGGGCGCTTCCTCAAGCGCGGGGGCGGCATCGTCACGATCGACGAGCTGCTGGAGGCCGTCGGCCCGTCGCCGACCGATGTCACCGTCCCCGAGTGGCTGCGTGCCTGGGGAGCGGATGCAGCCCTCCCGTCGACACGCGTCGAGGCGCCGAGCATCTGGAGCGAGTGA
- a CDS encoding nuclear transport factor 2 family protein — translation MAHDGLPEPIQRFIDTTNQGDSAGFVDTFTDDAYLNDWGREFHGRAGVRSWDGTDNIGVNSHFDLVDARESSQPGTWIVTLTVTGDGFNGTGPMEFQLRDGRIASLRIS, via the coding sequence ATGGCGCACGACGGACTGCCCGAACCCATCCAGCGGTTCATCGACACAACCAATCAGGGCGATTCTGCCGGATTCGTCGACACCTTCACCGACGATGCATACCTGAACGACTGGGGTCGCGAGTTTCACGGCCGCGCCGGGGTGCGGAGCTGGGACGGCACAGACAACATCGGCGTGAACTCGCACTTCGACCTCGTCGACGCTCGCGAGAGCTCGCAGCCCGGCACCTGGATCGTCACGCTGACGGTGACGGGCGACGGATTCAACGGGACGGGCCCGATGGAGTTCCAGCTGCGCGACGGTCGCATCGCCAGCCTCCGGATCAGCTGA
- a CDS encoding PLD nuclease N-terminal domain-containing protein — MVRLWIALGVAAVVFYIYSVADCALFDRSRVRGLPKPVWLLVIILFPVIGGILWFLIGRGRRKADLARRVSAPDDDPEFLGKLRMDHDQEERIRQLEKELAELDDNGPDNDQTGRRDG; from the coding sequence ATGGTTCGCCTCTGGATAGCCCTCGGCGTCGCAGCCGTGGTGTTCTACATCTATTCGGTGGCAGACTGCGCCCTGTTCGACCGTTCTCGAGTGCGTGGCCTTCCGAAGCCCGTGTGGCTGCTCGTCATCATCCTGTTCCCCGTCATCGGCGGCATCCTCTGGTTCCTGATAGGCCGCGGCCGTCGGAAGGCGGACCTCGCGCGTCGCGTGAGCGCACCGGACGACGACCCCGAATTCCTGGGCAAGCTCCGGATGGACCACGACCAGGAGGAGCGCATCCGGCAGCTCGAGAAGGAGCTCGCCGAGCTGGACGACAACGGTCCCGACAACGATCAGACCGGCCGCCGGGATGGCTGA
- a CDS encoding DUF4229 domain-containing protein, producing MKRIPSWITYTVLRLLVFAVPLVILLLVGLVWWLAVIAAALIGLCLSYIFLSRPRNAVSSDLYAVRHREKPARSEDDDVEDAAVDDATADTRERKRD from the coding sequence GTGAAGCGGATTCCCTCTTGGATCACCTACACCGTGCTGCGCCTCCTGGTGTTCGCGGTGCCGCTCGTGATCCTGCTTCTGGTGGGCCTCGTCTGGTGGCTCGCCGTCATCGCGGCCGCGCTGATCGGCCTGTGCCTCTCGTACATCTTCCTGAGCCGTCCGCGCAACGCGGTGTCGTCCGATCTGTACGCGGTCCGTCACCGTGAGAAGCCGGCGCGGTCGGAGGACGACGACGTCGAGGACGCGGCGGTCGACGACGCGACCGCCGACACGCGGGAGCGCAAGCGAGACTGA
- a CDS encoding 1,4-dihydroxy-2-naphthoate polyprenyltransferase: MSQNKPRMERMAPQTSRGPRGGRSRRPGAASAPAKPATTADWIAGARLRTLPLAIAPVLIGVGAAKVAEGPGVWHPVRALLCLAVAVLLQIGVNYANDYSDGIRGTDEFRVGPGRLTGSGKATPRAVLTVALTFFGLAAVAGLILVILTQYWWVLIVGAAAIAAAWFYTGGKRPYGYYGLGEVFVFVFFGLVATAGTTYMLAGLVNQEAWYGGVIAGLIACAVLMVNNIRDIEPDKLAGKRTLAVLLGRVASRIAFCVLLLVPFGILAVLAVFYPFAWYGMFALLAALPACVITLFSRTPRELITALQLTSLTGLLVAIALGAAYAF, translated from the coding sequence ATGAGTCAGAACAAGCCCCGCATGGAGCGCATGGCGCCGCAGACCTCCCGTGGGCCGCGCGGCGGCCGGAGTCGACGTCCCGGCGCCGCCTCCGCTCCCGCGAAGCCCGCGACGACCGCCGACTGGATCGCCGGCGCTCGCCTCCGCACCCTTCCCCTCGCCATCGCACCGGTCCTGATCGGTGTCGGCGCCGCGAAGGTCGCCGAGGGTCCGGGCGTCTGGCATCCGGTTCGGGCGCTGCTGTGCCTCGCCGTCGCCGTCCTGCTCCAGATCGGCGTCAACTACGCCAACGACTACTCGGATGGCATCCGGGGAACGGACGAGTTCCGGGTCGGGCCGGGGCGCCTCACCGGCTCCGGCAAGGCGACACCGCGCGCCGTGCTGACCGTCGCGCTCACCTTCTTCGGGCTCGCGGCCGTCGCCGGTCTCATCCTCGTCATCCTGACGCAGTACTGGTGGGTGCTGATCGTCGGCGCCGCCGCCATCGCGGCGGCCTGGTTCTACACCGGCGGCAAGCGACCCTACGGGTATTACGGCCTCGGCGAGGTCTTCGTCTTCGTCTTCTTCGGGCTCGTCGCCACAGCGGGTACCACCTACATGCTCGCCGGCCTCGTCAACCAGGAGGCCTGGTACGGCGGCGTGATCGCCGGTCTCATCGCGTGTGCCGTCCTCATGGTGAACAACATCCGCGACATCGAACCGGACAAGCTGGCGGGCAAGCGGACTCTTGCGGTCCTGCTCGGCCGGGTCGCATCCCGCATCGCGTTCTGCGTGCTGCTGTTGGTGCCCTTCGGCATCCTCGCGGTGCTGGCCGTCTTCTACCCGTTCGCCTGGTACGGGATGTTCGCCCTCCTCGCGGCGCTGCCGGCGTGCGTGATCACGCTGTTCAGTCGCACACCGCGCGAACTCATCACGGCTCTGCAGCTGACCAGTCTCACCGGCCTGCTGGTGGCAATCGCGCTCGGCGCTGCCTACGCCTTCTGA
- a CDS encoding HAD-IIA family hydrolase: MALFRRSSEGRAPLDGVDLVLADLDGVVYKGPDAIPHAVESLNAVAETTRVGYITNNASRTDASVAEHLNQLGLHVEPSDVVTSPQAAVRLLAQHVPAGSSILVVGGDGLVDEVEKGGFTVTRSADESPAAVIQGFSPEVGWADLAEAAFALQGRTDDERPWIATNTDWTIPVARGIAPGNGTLVSAVHTAVGRLPLVAGKPERAIFDEAVARFQAQSPLFIGDRLDTDILGANRAGIASVLVLTGIDGGKQLLAADADSRPTFIVRDLRGLSEPYPEVKTARNGAVSVRDATVTIDGNDVRIVTEGSDELDLLRAACAAIWNSGRAIYGLEVTERLYS; this comes from the coding sequence ATGGCCCTGTTTCGACGGAGCAGTGAGGGCCGGGCGCCGCTCGACGGCGTCGACCTCGTCCTCGCCGACCTGGACGGCGTCGTCTACAAAGGCCCTGACGCCATCCCGCATGCCGTCGAGAGCCTCAACGCTGTGGCTGAAACCACTCGAGTCGGTTACATCACGAACAACGCCTCGCGAACGGATGCGTCCGTCGCCGAGCACCTGAACCAGCTCGGCCTCCACGTTGAGCCGAGCGACGTCGTCACGTCTCCCCAGGCTGCGGTGCGACTGCTCGCGCAGCACGTCCCCGCCGGCTCCAGCATCCTGGTGGTCGGAGGAGACGGACTGGTCGACGAGGTCGAGAAGGGTGGCTTCACGGTCACCCGCTCGGCCGACGAATCGCCGGCGGCCGTCATCCAGGGCTTCTCGCCCGAAGTGGGCTGGGCAGACCTCGCCGAGGCGGCCTTCGCTCTGCAGGGGCGTACAGACGACGAGCGCCCCTGGATCGCCACCAACACAGACTGGACGATCCCCGTCGCCCGAGGCATCGCGCCGGGAAACGGGACCCTGGTGTCGGCCGTCCACACCGCGGTCGGCCGGCTGCCGCTGGTCGCAGGCAAGCCGGAGCGCGCGATCTTCGACGAGGCGGTCGCACGCTTCCAGGCGCAGAGCCCGCTCTTCATCGGTGATCGCCTCGACACGGACATCCTCGGTGCCAACCGGGCGGGTATCGCCTCCGTTCTCGTCCTCACCGGGATCGACGGCGGAAAGCAGCTGCTGGCAGCCGACGCAGACTCGCGGCCCACGTTCATCGTGCGTGACCTGCGCGGACTCAGCGAGCCCTATCCCGAGGTCAAGACGGCGCGGAACGGCGCGGTCAGTGTGCGCGACGCGACCGTCACGATCGACGGAAACGACGTCCGCATCGTGACTGAGGGAAGCGATGAGCTCGACCTCCTCCGCGCGGCATGTGCCGCGATCTGGAACTCGGGTCGGGCGATCTACGGGCTCGAGGTGACGGAGCGCCTGTACAGCTGA
- the ccsB gene encoding c-type cytochrome biogenesis protein CcsB — MTETLAQLSTVFLYAAMGLYAAAFIAFALDLARRGARATAVEAAVVPSAVARRAEVAAPVGASTTTVIGGVASDAPPEPSSALGRLSSRISSRVEDDLVNGSANSVSMRWAFALTIIGFAFHLVAVVLRGIAAARVPWANMWEFSMTGTLVIIGVFLVANLKWQIKYVGTFVLGLVLVLQGIALLRYYVPVVPLQPALQSYWLVIHIIVAVLGTAFFALGFALSGLQLLQYRRERQVAESRPQQFRFLATLPSSVALENLAYRINIVGFIAWTFTLIAGAIWAEKAWGRYWGWDTKEVWTFIIWVIYAGYIHARATRGWRGSRSAWLAIIGFAAVLFNFGIVNVFFHGLHAYSGL; from the coding sequence GTGACCGAGACACTCGCTCAGCTGTCGACCGTGTTCTTGTATGCGGCGATGGGACTCTACGCGGCGGCGTTCATCGCCTTCGCGCTCGACCTCGCGCGTCGGGGGGCGCGAGCGACCGCCGTCGAAGCCGCCGTTGTTCCGAGCGCGGTAGCGCGCCGAGCTGAGGTCGCCGCACCGGTGGGGGCATCCACGACGACCGTGATCGGCGGGGTCGCGAGCGACGCGCCGCCGGAGCCGTCCTCAGCGCTCGGCCGTCTGTCGTCTCGCATCAGCAGCCGAGTCGAGGACGACCTGGTGAACGGGTCGGCGAACTCCGTCTCGATGCGGTGGGCGTTCGCCCTGACGATCATCGGTTTCGCGTTCCATCTGGTCGCGGTCGTGCTGAGGGGCATCGCGGCTGCTCGCGTGCCGTGGGCCAACATGTGGGAGTTCTCGATGACGGGCACGCTCGTCATCATCGGAGTGTTCCTTGTGGCCAACCTCAAATGGCAGATCAAGTACGTCGGGACGTTCGTGCTCGGGTTGGTGCTGGTGCTGCAGGGGATCGCGCTGTTGCGGTACTACGTGCCGGTGGTCCCGTTGCAGCCGGCGCTCCAGTCGTACTGGCTCGTCATCCACATCATCGTGGCCGTCTTGGGCACCGCGTTCTTCGCGCTCGGGTTCGCGCTGTCGGGGTTGCAGTTGTTGCAGTACCGCCGCGAACGGCAAGTCGCCGAGTCGCGGCCGCAGCAGTTCCGCTTCCTGGCCACCTTGCCGAGTTCGGTGGCTCTCGAGAACCTGGCCTACCGGATCAACATCGTCGGCTTCATCGCCTGGACCTTCACACTCATCGCCGGTGCCATCTGGGCCGAGAAGGCGTGGGGTCGGTACTGGGGTTGGGACACCAAGGAAGTCTGGACGTTCATCATCTGGGTGATCTACGCCGGCTACATCCACGCGCGCGCTACCCGAGGATGGCGCGGGTCGCGGTCCGCGTGGCTTGCGATCATCGGCTTCGCGGCCGTGCTCTTCAACTTCGGGATCGTGAACGTGTTCTTCCACGGACTGCACGCGTACTCGGGACTGTGA
- a CDS encoding AMP-binding protein, with translation MTRELRVVDASRPEEVLVALREALTAGGAAVVPRSAPSGPRAAPDAGAATESGAALEPGAALEPGAVAQPWPSAGKRVAQNVALVIETSGSTGVPKRVALSADALLASAAASAGALGGQGQWLLALPAHYVAGAQVLVRSLAADTEPVLYGGGHFDAERFASLAHELDHDLRFTSLVPVQLARLVEAAEAGSRTVADALRRFDGILVGGQALSTQLSERAETIGARIVSTYGSSETAGGCVYDGIPIGTATVRAVDGQLEISGPMLAEGYLDDHGRTAAAFHEADDARWYRTGDFGSVDEAGRVTVLGRVDNVIISGGEKVLLDAVERAVREHPGLHEAVVVAAEDARWGQVPVVVVEASGDATSTATLESLRRAVRERLGRAAAPARIVEVDRLPRLDSGKPDRVALARLAAAPEA, from the coding sequence ATGACCCGAGAGCTCCGCGTCGTCGATGCGTCGCGGCCGGAAGAGGTGTTGGTCGCGTTGCGGGAGGCGCTGACCGCCGGCGGTGCGGCGGTCGTGCCTCGTAGTGCTCCGTCCGGCCCTCGAGCAGCGCCGGACGCTGGGGCAGCAACGGAGTCTGGAGCAGCACTGGAGCCTGGGGCAGCACTGGAGCCGGGGGCAGTGGCGCAGCCGTGGCCGAGTGCGGGAAAGCGCGTCGCGCAGAACGTGGCGCTCGTGATCGAGACGTCAGGATCGACCGGGGTGCCGAAGCGAGTGGCCCTCTCGGCGGATGCTTTGCTGGCGAGCGCGGCTGCATCCGCGGGTGCTCTCGGCGGGCAGGGTCAGTGGCTGCTGGCGCTCCCCGCGCACTACGTGGCAGGCGCGCAGGTGCTGGTGCGATCGCTCGCCGCCGACACCGAGCCCGTTCTCTACGGCGGAGGGCATTTCGATGCGGAGCGGTTCGCATCCCTCGCCCACGAGCTCGATCACGACCTGCGCTTCACGTCCCTCGTGCCGGTCCAATTGGCGCGGCTGGTGGAAGCGGCGGAGGCCGGTTCCCGCACCGTGGCGGACGCGCTGCGACGGTTCGACGGCATCCTGGTCGGCGGACAGGCGCTCTCGACGCAGCTGAGCGAGCGTGCGGAGACGATCGGAGCGCGCATCGTGAGCACGTACGGTTCGAGCGAGACCGCGGGCGGGTGCGTGTACGACGGGATCCCGATCGGGACGGCGACGGTGCGCGCCGTCGACGGACAGCTGGAGATCTCCGGACCGATGCTCGCGGAAGGGTACCTGGACGATCACGGCCGGACGGCGGCCGCATTCCACGAAGCGGACGATGCTCGCTGGTACCGGACGGGTGACTTCGGCTCCGTGGACGAGGCCGGCCGCGTGACGGTGCTGGGTCGAGTGGACAACGTGATCATCTCGGGCGGTGAGAAGGTGTTGCTCGACGCGGTCGAGCGGGCGGTGCGCGAACATCCCGGGCTGCATGAGGCCGTCGTGGTCGCAGCGGAGGATGCGCGCTGGGGACAGGTGCCGGTGGTGGTCGTCGAGGCGAGCGGCGATGCGACATCCACGGCGACGCTCGAGTCGCTGCGCCGTGCCGTGAGAGAGCGTCTGGGGCGTGCGGCCGCGCCGGCTCGGATCGTCGAAGTCGACCGCCTCCCCCGGTTGGACAGCGGCAAGCCGGATCGGGTCGCCCTCGCGCGGCTGGCCGCTGCGCCGGAGGCATAG